Sequence from the Thermoanaerobaculales bacterium genome:
CGGCGCTGCGTCGTGCGCACCTCGATCGGCCGCACGGCGATCTGGTTCACGGCGGATCGCGAGCTCGCGGCGCGCGCGGACCGCGCCATGGTGCTGTCGCACGGCAACCTGCGCCGCCTCGACTCGGCGCTCGAGGCGCCGCCGGCGTGAGGGGCGCGGCCGTGGCGTGGATGTGGCGCCGACCAGACGGAACCCGGAGGCAGTGACGGCATGGGCACCTACATGGGCGGTTCGGCACCGGCGATGGCGAGGCAGGTCTGCGACGGCTTCATCCTGCTCTCCACGGTGATGCTCAAGCGGCTCGAGATCCAGCAGATGGAGCAGCTCGAGTTCGAGCTCGACCGGCGCCTGCGCGACGCGCGGGCGGAGCCGATGGACCTCGAGGACCAGGAAGGCCTCCAGCAGCGCAACCGCCGGCTGCAGCGGATCGAGGGCGGCCTGCGGGTGCTGCGCCACGCCATGCAGCAGCGTCGCATGGGCCGGCTGTGACGCCGGCATGTGGCTGCGGCTGGGAGGCGCTGACAGGCGACCCCCTGCCGTGGCTGCTCGACGAGCGGCGGCCGAACCTGCTGTGGCGCGTCCTCGTCGAGCTCGTCGGCCGCCCGGCGGCCAGCAGCGCGGTCGTGCGCGCCCGCGGCGGCGCGAACGCCGTCGAGCCGGTGGCGACGCTGCTCGCCGAGCTCTCACCTGAAGGGACGTGGACCACCGAGCGTCCGGCGTGGGCGCGCTACGGCGGCGCCGGCTGGCGGCTGGTGACCGCGGCGGCGTGGGGCGCCGACCCCGGTGACCCGCGACTGCACGCGGCTTGCCACCGTCTGCTCGCCTTGACGGCCGGCGAGGGCGGCTTCGCGGCGCGCCCCGCCACGGTGCCGTCGCCCGTGCTGACCGCGCGGCTGGTCCAGGCCGCGGTCGAGCTCGGCTTTGGCCGCCACCTGCGGGTCCAGGAGGCGCTTGCCTGGCTCGAGGAGTCGCCGGTCGCGTGGTCCGGCGATGCGCGGCAGCGCGCGGTGGTCGGGGCCGCGCTGGCCGCGGCGCTGGCCGGTCGGCCCGAGCTGGGACGCCAGACGCTGCGCGACCGGACCGCGGTCGTCCTCCTGGATGCCGTCGCCGATCTGGATCCTGCCTGGGAGCGGCTGGGTCACCCCAACCTGGCACGCACCGACGTCGGCGAGATGCTGTGGGCGCTCGCGCGTTCTGGGGCCCCGTTCGAGCCTCGCCTGGCGGCACCGCTCGCCCGGCTGCAGCGCCGGCAGGGCGACGGCGGCCGCTGGCCCCGGACGGCACCGCGGCCGGCGTCGTTGCCGATCCCGTCGCGCTTCCACGTCGCGGTGGACCCCTGCTGCCAGTGGGTGACCCTGCGCGCCGTGGTGGCGGTCAACGCGTATGCCGTGCCCGCCCGCCTGCCGCGGCGCTTCCCATCCCCGCCCGCGGCTGCGGGCGGGAACCAGTAGCCTCGGTGGGAGATTCTGGGTAGCGCGCCGTGACGTGCTGCCGAGCGGCAGCGCACGTGGTTTTCTTGACAACTTTGTCCCGACGGTGCGCGCAGCGCATCGTCTGCAACCCCTGCCGCCGCGCAACGGCATCGCGCCGACGCGTGGCGCCGGGGCGCGGCGGCAGGGGTTACAGCTCCACGCCGAGCGGCTTCTTTAGGGCGACCGCCACGACCATCGTCAGCACGAAGAACACGACCATCCAGGCGTAGCGCCACTCGAAGTCCCAGCCGCCGATCGCCATGCTGCCGTCGAGGTAGGCAATGGTGATCTCGGACATTCCGCTCGCCGGCGGCAGCGGGTCCTCGGACGGCCACTCGAGCTGGGCCATGAAGGATCGCTCGGGCCGGGTCGGCGACAGGCGCACCACCGAGTCGGTGACGCGCAGGGTCTTTGCGACCGTCTCGTCACCCGTCCTGAACACGAGCTGGTAGTCGCCCGGCGACTCGATGGCGACCTGCCACAGCAGCTCGCCGAGGTCCGGCGCCCACACCGCGTCGCCGTCGAGCCGCAGCCCGGCCGGCAGGTCGAGGACCACCGGCGGCCGGCCGGCGCCCCAGCGCTCGCTCCAGCCGTCCGCGAACACCGCGCGGACAAGCGTGCGCTCACCCGGCTCGAAGCCGCGGAACCCGTAGAAAGCGTGCAGCTGGACCATGAGCAGGACCAGCGGCGGCAGGATGAAGATCATCGGTTTCAGCGCGAGCGCCTGGTAATGGACGACGTGGCGGAGGATCTCGCCCTGGGCACGGAAGATCGCCGCCAGGTCGTCGTTGAACAGGCGGATCTCGAACAGGCAGGCGTGGATCTTGCGCTTGACCTCGGCGATCCGGTGCTGGTTGGAGGTCTTCTTGAAGACCCAGAGCGCGAACACTCCGACCGGGATCGACCAGATGAGGACCCCGAGGAGCGGCGGCAGCCCGCGCAGAGGGGCCTGCAGCAGGTCGAAGATCGGGCGCAGGGCGTCGTTGAGGAGCGACATCGGCCAGACGCTACGAGATGTAGCCGAGCCCCTTGAGCCGCTTGCGGATCTCCTCCTCGTCGTCGGAGTCGCCGATCTTGGCAAGCTCCTTCTCGAGGGCGTGGGTGATGAACTCCTCGACCGAGGAGTAGCCCGCGATCTCGGCGAACTTCTTGATCCTGTCGACCAGCGCCGAGTCGAGCTTGACCTTGGTGGTTCCGAACATGGCTACCGTCCTCCCCCGTCTGCCGCCGGCGCGCTGCCGTGGGCGCGACGCTGTTGCTCACGCCGCGCCGGCCGCCGCGCGCTCCGCAGCCGGCGCGCCGTTTCGTTCATTTCGCGCCGGCGGCCGCAAAGGTCGCCGCGTCGAAGATCGGCCTGCCCTCCATGTACGCAGGCGGATCGACGCCGAACAGGGCCAGCGCCGTGGAAGCGAGGTCGACGATGTGAGGGTCGTCGCTCGCGATCGGGTGGCTCGCCAGAACGATGCCCGGAACGATCCGCGGGTCGACGATGTGGTCACCGCTCCAGGCCTTGACGTTGTCCTCGAACACCTCGCCTGCGACGACGCCGCTCGCGCCGTCCCAGGAGATCCGATAGCCGTGGTTGTAGCCGACCAGCAGGTCGGGCGCGTTGCCCTTGTAGGGCCCAACGTACAGCCGGTCGGTGTCCCATAGCTGGTTGATCGCCACCGCGCCGCCGTCGCGCAGCCCGCCGAGCCGGCCGGCGAGCTCCTGCTTGAGGGCGTCGGCCTCCGCGGGCGGGACGATGCCGTGCGCCTCGCGGCCCTCGAGATTGAGGAAGATGCCGACCAGCCCGACGGCGTAGGCCCTGGTCTTCGACCAGTCCACGGAGCGCAGCCACTGCTCGCGGCCGTCCGCACCCTCCTTGAGGGCCAGGTAGCCGTTTCGGGCAAGCCACGCGTTGAGGTTGACGCCGCGCCGAAACGAGGTGCAGCCGTGGTCGGAGAGGACAATCAGCAGATCGCCGTCGCCCAGCCGCGCCATCGCCCGGCCGACGATCTCGTCGTTGCGCCGGTACTGCCGCTCGATGGCGTCGCGGTACTCGCCGCCGTCAGCGTCACGTGCCGCCGGGTGGCCGTCCTCGGTGTAGCGCCAGTACATGTGGTTGACCCGGTCGGCGGCGTCGAACACGGTCACCAGGGCGCCCTTGCGCAGCCGGTCGAGCGCGGTGTGGAGCATCGCCTCACGCTCGGCATCGATGCCGGCGGTCTGGGTCCAGAAGGTGCGATCGTCGGTGACCTTCTCGTTGAGCGCCCACGTGTCCTCGGCGAGGCCGAGGGTGGCGAAGGGCCCGATCTTCTTGCTCAGGTAGGCCGAGTAGTAGCCGGGGTGGGAGATCGGCATCGCCGGCTTCTCGGGCTCGATGTTGACCGGTGACACATAGAGCGAGCAATGCTCGCCGAGCTCGGTGACCATCATCCGGGCGAGGCCGCTGACCTTGATGCCGGCGATCGCTGGAAAGCGAAGGGTCACCCAGCCGCTGAGCTCGCCGGGAGCCAGCCGGACCACCTCGCCGTCGACCGATACCCGCGCGACTCCGGCGCGCCGGTCGATCTCGATCGAGATCGGGAGCTCCATCGGCGGGCTGCCATCGAGGAAGGTGTTGTCGGGGCCCTGGATGGACCCGGTGAGGGCGTCGCCGGCGCGGGCCAGCGGCCGCCGGATGCCGCCCTCCTGGAAGGCGGTCGAGTCAGGCCGCGTGGTGAAGAGCTGGAAGGTCCCCTGGGTGCCGAGCAGGTCCGGGATGCACATGGCCCCGAGCTGAGCGCCGTAGAAGCTGTCCGGCGGGAAGGTGATGGGCACCCGGATGATCGTGCTCCACACGTTGTGCTCGCCGAGGATGGTCCACCACGGCTTGGACTTGCGGAGCAGGCGGATGGCGGGGCGCGCGAGCGGAATGCGCAGCTTGCCGAGCTTGAGCACCCGGTCGACCGAGCCGATGTGGGTCGACGACAGCCGCGGCAGGTAGGTCCTGGGATCGCGGTCGAGGAAGTCGAAGATGTTGTGGCGGCCAGGGTTGGTGCCGGTCGTGAAGCTCGACCACGCGACCGGGGTGACCGACGGGAAGGTGGTGCGCAGGCGCCGGTAGCCGCCCCGCTCGGCGAGCTTGGAGAAGCTCGGGAGCCTGCCCTCGGCCATCATCCGCTCGGTGATGGCCGCGTCCTGGCCGTCGAAGCCGATGAAGATCAGCCGCCGCACCAGCGGCTCGGTGCGGGCGCGGCGGCGGATGATGCGCCACACGGTGCGGAACGGCCACGCGAGCAGCGCGAAGCCGGCGATCAGGGTGGTCGCGAACAGGACCGCGAAGGAGCCTAGCACCGCGAACCCGGCGCCCGGGCCGATGTAGGCGTCGGCCGGCGTCGCGGCGGCGATGACGGCGACCAGCCCGGTCACCACGGCCATCCGCCGCCTCACTGTCGCCGCTCGCTCCGTCACTCGCCGTCCCTCCAACCTGGTTCCGGGGATCCTGTCCGGCCGCTCGCGACAGGCGGCCAGCGGGCGTGTAGTATAGGCGCGGGCCGCCACCGTGGCAAGGCTGGCGACCCCGTCGCGGACCAGGAAACGTCGATTCTCGAAACGGTTACGAGTCTGCGCGGGACTCGTTGGAGGCGGTCGGGCATGTCCAAGCTGGGAAGGCTCGTGCGGCGCATCAGGAGCGGGGCCCCGGTGATCGTGGTGTCCGGGCTGCCGCGCTCCGGTACCTCGATGACGATGAAGATGCTCGAGGCGGGCGGCCTCCAGCCGGTGACCGACCAGGTGCGGTCGGCTGACGAGGACAACCCGCGGGGCTACTTCGAGGACGAACGGGTCAAGGACCTCGCCCAGATGGAGGATCGGAGCTGGCTGCGGGCGGCCCGCGGCAAGGTCATCAAGGTCATCTCCTCGCTCCTGCAGCACCTCCCCGAGGACAACTACTACAAGGTCATCTTCATGCGGCGCAACCTGCGCGAGGTGCTGGCGTCGCAGGCCAAGATGCTCGACCGCAGGGGCGAGGCGGCGCAGACCAGCGACGACGAGCTGATCCAGCTCTTCGAAAGCCACCTCGGGAAGGTGGAGTTCCAGCTCCGCTTCAGGCCGTGGTTCGACGTCCTCTACGTCGATCACCGCTCGGTGCTCCAGGACCCGGCCGGCGCGGCGCGGCGAATCAACGACTTTCTCGGCGGCCGGCTCGACGAGCGCCGGATGGCCGAGGCGGTGGACCCCAACCTGTACCGCAACCGCGCCGAGGACCTCGAGGCGGCGAAGCGATCGGGGTCCTGACGCGGCTCGCATTCTTCAGGGCCGGCACTCGGGAAGGGGGCGGGACGCCGGTCCCGGTAACACCCGGCCCTCCCAGCCGAACGGAACCGCGGAGGTCGCAGAGGCCGCAGAGGCCATCGCGGACAAGGTCATTTGACTGTGCTCCGCGTTCTCTGCGCTCTCCGCGGTGTGACTGAAGAGCCGCCGACACATCGGCATGCCAGGGCGCGGGGACGGGAACGGGAACGGGGACGGGAACGGGGAGGGGTGGTCCACTGCCGCACTGTCCGACGGTGCATCCGGGCGCGGAAGCGGAAGCGGGCGCGGGCACGGGGACAGAGGCGGGCACAGGCCGGGCACGGGCGGGGAAGCCCGTCGTGACTCTCCCTGGACCTGGGACCTGCGGAATTCACCCCCGTCATTGAACCGCGGAGGTCGCAGAGGCCGCAGAGGCCATCGCGGACAAGGTCATTTGACTGTGCTCCGCGTTCTCTGCGCTCTCCGCGGTGTGACTGAAGAGCCGCCGACACATCGGCATGCCAGGGCGCGGGGACGGGCACGGGAACGGGAACGGGGACGGGAACGGGAACGGGCGGGCCCCATCCCCCAACCCCCAGCCACTATCCCCTGGAAGGGTGGGGGCCCTATCCCCCAGATCCCAGATCCTAGCCCCTGGTCGGGCGGGGGGCGGGGAGCGTCCAGCTCGGCATGTGCTCGAAGATGAGCCGGGTCTCGATGCGGTCGACCTCGGGGCGGGTGGTGAAGGCGTCGAGCGCAAGGTCGCGCAGGTGGTGGGCGTCGCGCACCGCGACGTGGACCAGGAAGTCGTCGCCGCCGGAGACGTGGAACACGCCGAGGACCTGGGGCAGGCCCAGCGCGTACGCTCGGAACGAGTCAACGAGCTCCCGCGAGTGCTCGCGCATGCGGACCGCGATCATTGCCTGCATGCCCATGTCGAGGGGCGCGAGGTCGATGTCGGCGTGGAAGCCCCGCAGCACGCCCAGCTCGACCAGGCGCCGCACCCGCTCGAGGCAGGTCGACGGCGCCAGCCCCACCGTGTCGGCGAGCCGCTTGTTGGAGATGCGGGCATTCCTGCGCAGGGCCACCAGGATCGCCACGTCGAACTGATCGAGATCGTCACCGGCGCGCATGGCGGGATTGTAAGCGAACGCCGGCGCCGCGACGATCCTCGCACGAGCCGGTGGGCGGACGAGGTTCAGCCGGCTGCGGCGGGCGGCGCTGGAGGCCGAGAGAACCTCCGCCACAGGAGGTAGGCCGGGATGCCGCTGAGGACGATGGCAAGCCCCGGCCAGGTGGTCTCGGTCTTGTAGAGGAGCAGGACAACCGCGATTGCCGATGCTACGACGATGTAGAGCGCCGGCAGCAGCGGGTAGCCGAAGGCGCGGTACGGGCGCTCGGCGTCGGGCCGCCGGCGGCGCAGGATGAACAGGCCGACCAGGGTCAGCACGTAGAAGATCAGCACCGAGAAGATGACGTAGTCCAAGAGGTTCGAGTAGACGTTGCCGTAGCGCTGGAGGCCGGTGGCTGGATCGATCAGCGGCGCTCCGGCGGCGTCGTACAGGCGGGTGCGCGGCAGAATGAGAAGGCACGCCCAGAGGCCCTGGAGGACCAGGCTGACCGCGGGCACCCGGAAACGGTTGAGGGCCCCGGTGGCGCTGAAGAACAGGCCGTCGCGGGCCATGGCATAGGTGACGCGCGCCCCGGCCAGGATCATGCCGTTGCTGCAGCCGAAGGTCGAGATGACGATCGCAACCGCCATGATCGAAGCTCCGGCGCCGCCGAAGATGGTCTGCAGGGCGGCGGTGGCCACCCGGTCGTCCGGGGCGCCCTGGATGGCCGGCATCGGCAGCGTCACCAGGTAGGCCACGTTGACCAGGAGGTAGAGGACGACGACCAGGGCGCAGCCGGCGGCCATGGCGAGCGGGATGGTGCGCCGCGGGTCTCTGACCTCGCCGGCCGCGAAGGTGATGTTGTTCCAGGCATCGGTCGAGAACAGCGAGCCCACTTGGGCCACGCACATCGCGATGAGCAGACCGAACATCCCCGCGGTCGCGGCGGTGGCCGGGACCACGGGCAGCTCAGGCTGGATGCTGACGACCTCGGCAGGGGTGAAGGGGTGGGCGAAGTTGGCCTTGATCACGCCGCTCGAAGCGCCCGCGATGATCCCGACCAGGACGAGCGCGGCCAGCGACAGGATCTTGGTCGAGGTGAAGACGTTCTGGATCATCCGGCCGACCGCGAGGCCGCGGGTGTTGATGAGGGTCAGCAGCAGGAGCAGCGCGATGCCGACCAGCTGCTGAGTCGACAGGCTCAACGCGTAGCTCGAGGAAATGTCGATCGGCTCGATGATCCAGGCGGTCGGCGAGACCGAGGGCACCAGCACGCCGAGGTACCGCGAGAAGGCGACGGCCACCGCGGCGATGGTCCCGGTCTGGATCACCAGGAACAGCGTCCAGCCGTAGAGGAAGCCCCAGAACGGGGAGTAGGCCTCGCGCAGGAAGACGTACTGGCCGCCGGCCTCCGGCATCATCGCCGCGAGCTCGCCGTAGGACAGCGCCGCGATCACCGTCAAGGCGCCGGTGACGATCCAACCCACCAGCAGCCACCCGCTGGAGCCGACCTGGCGCGCGATGTCGGCGGTGACGATGAAGATCCCGGAGCCGATCATCGATCCCGCCACCACCATGGTGGCGTCGAAGAGCCCCAACCCGCGGACGAAGCCTTGCTGCCCGCCGGACCTGCCGCCTCCGCTCATCCCCGCCTCCGTCCTCACGGTTCCGCGATGATCTTGGTGCCCTTGGTCTCGGGGAGCAGCCACACCCAGGCGCCGGTGAACAGGGCGAAGAACGCGGCCAGCGAGATCCCGCCGCCCAGCCCGTACCGGCCCGCGACCTGGGTGATGATGAGCGGCGTGAAGAACTGCACGCCGCGCGCCAGGTTGAACGCGGTGCCCATGGCGGTGTTGCGGACCTTGGTGGGGAAGATCTCGGAGAAGATCGGGCCGTAGCCCGAGAAGTTGCCGGTGCCGAACCCGACCATGAACATGAAGACCAGGGTCAGGGCCGGCCACACCGCGATGCTGCCCCAGAACCAGGTGATGGCGAGCAGCCCGACCGCCCACACCACGGAGAAGGCGGTGTAGGCGACCCGCCGCCCCCGCCAGTCCGCGACGACGCCGAACGACAGGTAGCCGAGCAGGCCGCCGGCCTGGGTGACGAGCATCCACAGGCCAGAGCGCGGCATTGACGAGCCGAGCTGGTCATAGAGGTACTTGGGCAGCCAGGTGTAGGTGAACCAGTAGGCCGACATGTCGGTCACCGCGAGCACCAGGCCGAGCAGGAACACCCGGCGGAGGCTCGGGACGACCAGCAGCTCCCTGATGTGCCCCTTCTCGGGTGAGTCCTGCCGCTGCCGCCGCTCCTGCCACACGTCGGACTCCGGCATTTGCCGGCGGATCACCAGCACCAGCAGGGCGGGAAGTAGCGACAGGAAGAAGCACCCCCGCCAGCCCCACTCCTCGCCGAAGCGCGCGGCCAGGGCGGGCTCGACGAAGCCGCCCACCACCGCCGCCAGGGCGACCCCGACCGGCGCGCCGGTCTGCATCACGGCGGCGAAGCGCGCGCGCATCCGGGCCGGGAAGGTCTCGCCGACCAGCGTCTGCCCGGTCGCCCACTCGCCGCCGACCCCGAGCCCGGTCACGATGCGGAAGACCAGCAGCCACAGCGCTCCCTGGGCGAAGCCGCACAGGAAGGTGCCCAGGGAGTAGACGAGGATGGTCCACGACAGGACCACCTTCCTGCCGTAGCGGTCGGCCAGGTTGCCGAAGACGATGCCGCCGAGCGCGGTCGCCGCCAGCGACGCGCCGAGGAGCAGCGACAGGGAGGTGGCGTCGAGGCCGAGGGTCTTCCTGATCGGGACCAGGAGGAAGGAGAACATCATCAGGTCGTAGAAGTCGAAGACCCAGCCGGCCCACGACATGCCGAGGATGGTGAAGTGACGGCGGTCGGGTCGCTCGCACTCGTTGAGGAAGCGCGCGGAGCCGGTGTCGGTGCCCATCTTCTCCCCCGGAGGCCCGGCCGATTCTCTCACAGCAGTGGCCGCGCCGTGCCCGGCCGACCTGGCTGATCTCAATTCTCGGCTTGTGTCGGATCTGGTTTGCCGTCAGAATAGCTGACCATGAAACAGCTCTTCGCCCGCAAGTCGCTCGCGGTGCTCTACGAGGAGATGGCCGGCGAGAACCGCCTGCGCCGGATCCTCGGGCCCGTTCAACTGACCAGCCTCGGCGTCGGCTGCATCATCGGCACCGGCATCTTCGTGCTGACCGGGATCGCGGCGCACGACAAGGCCGGGCCGGCGCTGATGCTGTCGTTTGCCGTGTCCGGCTTGGCCTGCATCTTCGCCGCGCTCTGCTATGCGGAGTTCGCGTCGATGATCCCGGTGGCGGGCTCGGCCTACACCTACGCCTACGCCACCCTCGGCGAGCTGCTGGCGTGGGTCATCGGATGGGACCTCATCCTCGAGTACGGCGTCGCCTCGGCCACGGTGGCCCACGGCTGGTCCCACTACTTCCAGGACTTCATCGGCATGTTCGGCGTCGTCTTGCCGAAGGCACTGACGATCGCGCCGTTCGACTTCGACACGACGGCCGGCGAGTACGTGAGGACGGGCTCGGTCTTCGACCTGCCGGCGATCGTGATCGCGATCATCGTGACTGCGATCCTGGTCAAGGGCATCCGGGAGAGCGCCACGTTCAACGCCACCATGGTGGGGATTAAGGTCGTCATCGTGCTGTTCGTGATCGCGCTGGGCGCGTTCTACGTCGACCCGGCCAACTGGAAGCCGTTCGCGCCGTACGGCTACACCGGCGTGGCGCTGTTCGGCAAGACCGTGCTCGGGCAGCACGGCGCCGGC
This genomic interval carries:
- a CDS encoding alkaline phosphatase family protein; its protein translation is MTERAATVRRRMAVVTGLVAVIAAATPADAYIGPGAGFAVLGSFAVLFATTLIAGFALLAWPFRTVWRIIRRRARTEPLVRRLIFIGFDGQDAAITERMMAEGRLPSFSKLAERGGYRRLRTTFPSVTPVAWSSFTTGTNPGRHNIFDFLDRDPRTYLPRLSSTHIGSVDRVLKLGKLRIPLARPAIRLLRKSKPWWTILGEHNVWSTIIRVPITFPPDSFYGAQLGAMCIPDLLGTQGTFQLFTTRPDSTAFQEGGIRRPLARAGDALTGSIQGPDNTFLDGSPPMELPISIEIDRRAGVARVSVDGEVVRLAPGELSGWVTLRFPAIAGIKVSGLARMMVTELGEHCSLYVSPVNIEPEKPAMPISHPGYYSAYLSKKIGPFATLGLAEDTWALNEKVTDDRTFWTQTAGIDAEREAMLHTALDRLRKGALVTVFDAADRVNHMYWRYTEDGHPAARDADGGEYRDAIERQYRRNDEIVGRAMARLGDGDLLIVLSDHGCTSFRRGVNLNAWLARNGYLALKEGADGREQWLRSVDWSKTRAYAVGLVGIFLNLEGREAHGIVPPAEADALKQELAGRLGGLRDGGAVAINQLWDTDRLYVGPYKGNAPDLLVGYNHGYRISWDGASGVVAGEVFEDNVKAWSGDHIVDPRIVPGIVLASHPIASDDPHIVDLASTALALFGVDPPAYMEGRPIFDAATFAAAGAK
- a CDS encoding Lrp/AsnC family transcriptional regulator, which codes for MRAGDDLDQFDVAILVALRRNARISNKRLADTVGLAPSTCLERVRRLVELGVLRGFHADIDLAPLDMGMQAMIAVRMREHSRELVDSFRAYALGLPQVLGVFHVSGGDDFLVHVAVRDAHHLRDLALDAFTTRPEVDRIETRLIFEHMPSWTLPAPRPTRG
- a CDS encoding MFS transporter, whose amino-acid sequence is MGTDTGSARFLNECERPDRRHFTILGMSWAGWVFDFYDLMMFSFLLVPIRKTLGLDATSLSLLLGASLAATALGGIVFGNLADRYGRKVVLSWTILVYSLGTFLCGFAQGALWLLVFRIVTGLGVGGEWATGQTLVGETFPARMRARFAAVMQTGAPVGVALAAVVGGFVEPALAARFGEEWGWRGCFFLSLLPALLVLVIRRQMPESDVWQERRQRQDSPEKGHIRELLVVPSLRRVFLLGLVLAVTDMSAYWFTYTWLPKYLYDQLGSSMPRSGLWMLVTQAGGLLGYLSFGVVADWRGRRVAYTAFSVVWAVGLLAITWFWGSIAVWPALTLVFMFMVGFGTGNFSGYGPIFSEIFPTKVRNTAMGTAFNLARGVQFFTPLIITQVAGRYGLGGGISLAAFFALFTGAWVWLLPETKGTKIIAEP
- a CDS encoding amino acid permease; this encodes MSGGGRSGGQQGFVRGLGLFDATMVVAGSMIGSGIFIVTADIARQVGSSGWLLVGWIVTGALTVIAALSYGELAAMMPEAGGQYVFLREAYSPFWGFLYGWTLFLVIQTGTIAAVAVAFSRYLGVLVPSVSPTAWIIEPIDISSSYALSLSTQQLVGIALLLLLTLINTRGLAVGRMIQNVFTSTKILSLAALVLVGIIAGASSGVIKANFAHPFTPAEVVSIQPELPVVPATAATAGMFGLLIAMCVAQVGSLFSTDAWNNITFAAGEVRDPRRTIPLAMAAGCALVVVLYLLVNVAYLVTLPMPAIQGAPDDRVATAALQTIFGGAGASIMAVAIVISTFGCSNGMILAGARVTYAMARDGLFFSATGALNRFRVPAVSLVLQGLWACLLILPRTRLYDAAGAPLIDPATGLQRYGNVYSNLLDYVIFSVLIFYVLTLVGLFILRRRRPDAERPYRAFGYPLLPALYIVVASAIAVVLLLYKTETTWPGLAIVLSGIPAYLLWRRFSRPPAPPAAAG
- a CDS encoding sulfotransferase domain-containing protein; the encoded protein is MSKLGRLVRRIRSGAPVIVVSGLPRSGTSMTMKMLEAGGLQPVTDQVRSADEDNPRGYFEDERVKDLAQMEDRSWLRAARGKVIKVISSLLQHLPEDNYYKVIFMRRNLREVLASQAKMLDRRGEAAQTSDDELIQLFESHLGKVEFQLRFRPWFDVLYVDHRSVLQDPAGAARRINDFLGGRLDERRMAEAVDPNLYRNRAEDLEAAKRSGS